A genomic segment from Blastococcus sp. PRF04-17 encodes:
- a CDS encoding NADP oxidoreductase: protein MVGAGPAGIYAADALTRQDAVPVAVDLIDRLPTPFGLVRHGIAPDHPKMRAIRDTLHRSLDDPLVRFVGNVDVGTDISLDELRRHVDAVIYTYGASVDRQLGIEGEELPGSLAATDLVAWYTGHPDADRERVEAALAGVRSAVVIGVGNVALDVGRVLARTAPELEPTDMPQHVLDVLAAMPVEEVTILGRRGPAQAAFTTQELRELDGLEGATVLVDAADLVLDPEAEERASTDRNVSRNLAVMRGWVDHVPTPGRTQLRLRFFGRPVRLLGEDRVTGVEVERTAVDGDGRVMGTGELSVIPADLVVRSVGYRGLPLPGLPVDERSGTVPNEDGRVLREGRVSPGEYAAGWIKRGPSGVVGTNKHDARETVARLLADAADGTLRTHGPVDDLVDELVRRGARPVLLDDWRAIDAAEIALGATRGRARTTLHERESLLAAVRAAAAG, encoded by the coding sequence GTGGTGGGCGCGGGCCCGGCGGGCATCTACGCCGCCGACGCACTGACCCGGCAGGACGCCGTCCCCGTCGCCGTCGACCTGATCGACCGGCTGCCGACCCCCTTCGGCCTGGTCCGGCACGGCATCGCGCCCGACCACCCGAAGATGCGGGCCATCCGCGACACGCTGCACCGCAGCCTGGACGATCCGCTGGTCCGGTTCGTGGGCAATGTCGACGTCGGGACCGACATCTCGCTGGACGAGCTCCGCCGGCACGTCGACGCGGTCATCTACACCTACGGCGCATCGGTCGACCGGCAGCTCGGCATCGAGGGCGAGGAGCTGCCCGGCAGCCTGGCGGCGACGGACCTGGTCGCCTGGTACACCGGTCACCCCGACGCCGACCGGGAACGCGTGGAAGCGGCCCTGGCCGGGGTGCGCTCGGCCGTGGTCATCGGGGTCGGCAACGTCGCGCTCGACGTGGGCCGGGTCCTCGCCCGAACGGCACCCGAGCTCGAGCCGACGGACATGCCCCAGCACGTCCTCGACGTGCTCGCCGCGATGCCCGTCGAGGAGGTCACCATCCTCGGCCGCCGCGGTCCGGCGCAGGCCGCCTTCACGACGCAGGAGCTGCGCGAGCTCGACGGGCTGGAGGGCGCCACGGTGCTGGTCGACGCGGCGGATCTGGTCCTCGATCCGGAGGCGGAGGAGCGCGCGTCGACCGACCGGAACGTCTCCCGCAACCTCGCCGTGATGCGGGGCTGGGTCGACCACGTCCCCACGCCGGGCCGCACGCAGCTGCGGCTGCGGTTCTTCGGCCGCCCGGTGCGGCTGCTCGGTGAGGACCGGGTGACCGGCGTCGAGGTCGAGCGCACCGCGGTGGACGGCGACGGCCGCGTCATGGGCACCGGGGAGCTGTCGGTCATCCCGGCCGACCTGGTCGTCCGCTCGGTCGGGTACCGGGGCCTCCCGCTTCCGGGACTGCCGGTGGACGAGCGCTCGGGCACCGTGCCGAACGAGGACGGGAGGGTGCTGCGCGAGGGCCGCGTCTCGCCGGGCGAGTACGCCGCCGGCTGGATCAAGCGCGGACCCAGCGGCGTCGTCGGCACCAACAAGCACGACGCCCGGGAGACCGTGGCCAGGCTGCTCGCCGACGCCGCCGACGGGACGCTGCGGACCCACGGGCCGGTCGACGACCTGGTCGACGAGCTCGTCCGGCGCGGCGCCCGGCCGGTGCTGCTCGACGACTGGCGGGCCATCGACGCCGCCGAGATCGCGCTCGGGGCCACCCGCGGACGGGCCCGCACGACGCTGCACGAGCGCGAGTCGCTGCTGGCCGCCGTCCGGGCGGCCGCCGCCGGCTGA